One window from the genome of Streptomyces sp. NBC_01476 encodes:
- a CDS encoding CBS domain-containing protein, translating to MTDSPRTVGDVMTHGAVAVGRDAGFEEIVGTMLRWRVGSLPVLTGDGRVVGVVAEDDLLTEEELGGGDPGGNGPLRGAPAPARTAATAEQLMTAPAVCVHAGTTLAEAARAMARRRIRRLPVTDAEGILRGSVSRRDLLKVFLPADGPPVPENGPPVPENGPPVPENGQPGVTGRGGPPGGGADAGGSAGRGGRSTRGGGGGGGRP from the coding sequence ATGACCGACTCCCCGCGTACCGTCGGCGACGTCATGACACACGGCGCCGTCGCAGTGGGCCGCGACGCCGGCTTCGAGGAGATCGTCGGGACGATGCTGCGCTGGCGCGTCGGCTCCCTTCCCGTACTGACGGGCGACGGCCGGGTCGTCGGCGTGGTCGCCGAGGACGACCTGCTGACCGAGGAGGAGCTGGGCGGCGGTGACCCGGGCGGGAACGGCCCGCTCCGCGGCGCGCCGGCTCCCGCCAGGACCGCGGCCACCGCGGAACAGCTGATGACCGCCCCTGCGGTGTGCGTGCACGCCGGGACGACGCTCGCCGAGGCGGCCCGGGCGATGGCCCGGCGCCGGATCAGGCGGCTGCCGGTGACCGACGCCGAAGGAATCCTGCGGGGCAGCGTCAGCCGCCGTGACCTGCTGAAGGTCTTCCTGCCCGCGGACGGACCCCCGGTGCCGGAGAACGGACCCCCGGTGCCGGAGAACGGACCCCCGGTGCCGGAGAACGGACAGCCGGGCGTCACGGGCCGTGGCGGCCCGCCGGGCGGGGGAGCGGACGCAGGCGGGTCAGCCGGCCGCGGGGGCCGTTCGACCCGTGGTGGCGGGGGCGGCGGAGGACGACCGTGA
- a CDS encoding CBS domain-containing protein → MKHRKVGNVMTSDVVRVRETTPFKKVAALLAQHRISGVPVVDDDEKVVGVVSASDLIARQAQDGEGSPHHRWPPAFRTTAPGTEALTAGRLMSAPPVTVHADESIAASARTMAEHRVERLPVLDEEERLVGIVTRRDVLQVFLRPDADIREDVIRDVFVRTLWLTPLEAGVKVTDGVVTLEGRLERESDVAIAGHATARIDGVVAVDNRLTSRFDDSHLRAAQSTTHGVADRWLHRL, encoded by the coding sequence ATGAAGCACCGCAAGGTCGGAAACGTCATGACCAGCGACGTCGTCCGGGTCCGGGAGACGACTCCGTTCAAGAAGGTGGCGGCTCTCCTGGCGCAGCACCGCATCAGCGGAGTCCCCGTCGTGGACGACGACGAGAAAGTGGTCGGCGTCGTCTCCGCGTCCGACCTGATCGCCCGCCAGGCCCAGGACGGCGAGGGGAGCCCCCACCACCGGTGGCCGCCGGCCTTCCGCACCACCGCGCCGGGGACCGAGGCCCTGACCGCCGGCCGGCTCATGTCCGCGCCGCCGGTGACCGTGCACGCCGACGAGTCGATCGCCGCCTCGGCCCGCACCATGGCCGAGCACCGGGTCGAGCGGCTGCCGGTCCTCGACGAGGAGGAACGGCTGGTCGGCATCGTCACCAGGCGCGACGTACTGCAGGTGTTCCTCCGCCCCGACGCCGACATCCGTGAGGACGTCATCCGGGACGTCTTCGTCCGCACCCTGTGGCTCACCCCGCTCGAAGCCGGGGTGAAGGTCACCGACGGTGTGGTCACCCTGGAAGGCAGGCTGGAGCGGGAGAGCGATGTGGCCATCGCCGGGCACGCGACCGCCAGGATCGACGGTGTCGTCGCCGTCGACAACCGCCTCACCAGCCGCTTCGACGACTCCCACCTGCGGGCCGCCCAGTCGACGACGCACGGTGTCGCCGACAGGTGGCTCCACAGACTCTGA
- a CDS encoding zinc-dependent alcohol dehydrogenase family protein — translation MKALVFDGPGRSAWQDAPDPGIKDPADAIIRVEAVTICGTDLHILKGDVPEVRPGTILGHEAVGEVIETGSEVHDFQPGDRVLVSCISACGRCRFCREGAYGQCRGGGGWILGHTIDGTQAEYVRVPFADLSLHALPASVNAKDAVLLADIFPTAYEVGVLNGEVRPGDTVAVVGAGPVGLAAIATAKLYSPERIIAVDLSPTRLDAAKELGADAVATVEESAQLVADLTGGLGADVTIEAVGVPESFELCTRMVRPGGHLANVGVHGAPVTLHLEDLWAKNVTIRTGLVDTSSTPTLLRMLIDGRLPASSLVTHTFELDRMDEAYDIFARAADTGALKVVLGEPAHDTVSVRDETIPGAERPDER, via the coding sequence ATGAAAGCACTCGTCTTCGACGGTCCGGGCCGATCCGCCTGGCAGGACGCCCCCGACCCCGGCATCAAGGACCCCGCGGACGCGATCATCCGCGTCGAGGCGGTCACCATCTGCGGCACCGACCTGCACATCCTCAAAGGGGACGTGCCCGAGGTGCGGCCCGGCACGATCCTCGGCCACGAGGCCGTCGGCGAGGTCATCGAAACCGGCAGCGAGGTCCACGACTTCCAGCCGGGCGACCGGGTGCTGGTCTCCTGCATCAGCGCGTGCGGCCGGTGCCGCTTCTGCCGGGAAGGCGCCTACGGACAGTGCCGTGGCGGTGGCGGCTGGATCCTCGGCCACACCATCGACGGAACACAGGCCGAGTACGTGCGCGTACCCTTCGCCGACCTGTCACTCCATGCGCTGCCGGCCTCGGTGAACGCCAAGGACGCGGTGCTGCTCGCCGACATCTTCCCCACCGCCTACGAAGTGGGCGTACTCAACGGTGAGGTACGGCCCGGGGACACGGTGGCCGTGGTCGGGGCAGGTCCGGTCGGACTGGCCGCGATCGCCACCGCGAAGCTGTACTCGCCGGAGCGGATCATCGCCGTCGACCTCTCGCCCACCCGGCTGGACGCCGCGAAAGAGCTCGGCGCGGACGCCGTCGCCACGGTCGAGGAGAGCGCGCAACTGGTCGCCGACCTCACCGGCGGGCTGGGCGCGGACGTCACCATCGAGGCGGTCGGGGTGCCGGAGAGCTTCGAGCTGTGCACCCGCATGGTGCGCCCCGGCGGCCACCTCGCCAACGTCGGCGTGCACGGCGCGCCGGTCACCTTGCACCTGGAAGACCTGTGGGCGAAGAACGTCACCATCCGCACCGGACTGGTCGACACCTCCTCCACCCCGACCCTGCTGCGGATGCTCATCGACGGCAGGCTCCCCGCGTCCTCCCTGGTCACCCACACCTTCGAACTCGACCGGATGGACGAGGCGTACGACATCTTCGCCCGGGCGGCCGACACCGGCGCGCTCAAGGTCGTACTCGGCGAACCGGCGCACGACACCGTGAGCGTCCGGGACGAGACGATCCCCGGCGCCGAAAGGCCCGACGAGAGGTAG
- a CDS encoding response regulator transcription factor: protein MDETRRFSADSPIRVFLVDDHEVVRRGVHDLLDAEPDIEVVGEAESAGHALARGPALRPDVAVLDVRLPDGNGIAVCRELRSAMPALACLMLTSFDDDDALLDAIMAGAAGYVLKQIRGSDLVSAVRTVAAGQSLLDPATTARLMSTLRAERPGADPEQEALAALSPREREILGLIGEGLTNRQIGKQLFLAEKTVKNNVSRLLAKLGVERRVQAAVIATNSGNPDTGNPRR, encoded by the coding sequence ATGGACGAGACAAGGCGATTCTCGGCAGACTCCCCGATCCGGGTCTTCCTTGTCGACGACCACGAGGTCGTACGGCGGGGCGTCCACGACCTTCTGGACGCCGAACCCGACATCGAGGTCGTGGGCGAGGCCGAGTCCGCCGGTCACGCCCTGGCCCGCGGACCGGCGCTGCGGCCCGACGTCGCGGTCCTTGACGTACGCCTCCCCGACGGCAACGGCATCGCGGTCTGCCGTGAACTGCGCTCCGCCATGCCGGCGCTGGCCTGCCTGATGCTCACCTCGTTCGACGACGACGACGCGCTGCTCGACGCGATCATGGCCGGCGCGGCCGGCTACGTACTGAAGCAGATCAGGGGCTCCGACCTGGTCTCGGCGGTCCGTACCGTGGCCGCCGGCCAGTCGCTGCTCGACCCGGCCACCACCGCGCGCCTGATGAGCACCCTGCGTGCGGAGCGGCCCGGGGCCGATCCCGAGCAGGAGGCGCTGGCCGCGCTCTCTCCCCGCGAGCGCGAGATCCTCGGCCTGATCGGCGAGGGCCTCACCAACCGCCAGATCGGCAAGCAGCTCTTCCTCGCCGAGAAGACGGTCAAGAACAACGTCTCCCGGCTGCTGGCCAAACTCGGCGTGGAGCGGCGCGTCCAGGCCGCCGTCATAGCCACCAACAGCGGCAACCCGGACACCGGCAACCCCCGCCGCTGA
- a CDS encoding helix-turn-helix domain-containing protein: MTQASSASAQGDVGRRLAQRREQLSLTRTQAAERAGVDPGYLEYVEEQPGASPGAEFLLRMADALDTTLSHLRGGDTGLPPGTGRAARNPRFTELDAAECRALMADHGVGRIGVRTPEGPAIVPVNYDVVDGAVVFRTAPGSAPSLAAGHETAFEVDRIDDALSRGWSVLVTGPAARVTDPETVRHLTARAYTTPWAGGERDEWIRLEPARVSGRRITTR; the protein is encoded by the coding sequence GTGACTCAGGCTTCGAGCGCATCCGCGCAGGGCGACGTCGGACGGCGGCTGGCGCAACGGCGCGAGCAGCTCTCGCTGACCCGGACGCAGGCCGCAGAACGGGCCGGTGTCGACCCGGGCTACCTGGAGTACGTGGAGGAGCAGCCGGGAGCCTCGCCCGGGGCTGAGTTCCTGCTGCGTATGGCCGACGCCCTCGACACGACGCTGTCGCATCTGCGGGGCGGCGACACCGGGCTGCCCCCCGGCACCGGCCGGGCCGCCCGGAACCCGCGCTTCACCGAACTGGACGCGGCCGAGTGCCGTGCGCTGATGGCGGACCACGGTGTCGGCAGGATCGGGGTCCGTACGCCGGAGGGTCCGGCGATCGTGCCGGTCAACTACGACGTGGTGGACGGCGCGGTCGTCTTCAGGACGGCGCCCGGCAGCGCCCCGTCGCTGGCGGCGGGGCACGAGACCGCCTTCGAGGTCGACCGGATCGACGATGCGCTGAGCCGGGGCTGGAGCGTTCTCGTCACCGGCCCAGCCGCCCGGGTCACCGACCCCGAGACCGTACGGCACCTGACGGCCCGGGCGTACACGACCCCCTGGGCCGGGGGAGAGCGTGACGAGTGGATACGGCTCGAACCGGCACGTGTCAGCGGGCGCCGCATCACCACCCGCTGA
- a CDS encoding Crp/Fnr family transcriptional regulator: MRTAAPTNLFAGLPGPGRERLLDLGQDVSFPAGTRIFEEGENADRFWIVRTGSVTLDVPVPGRRPAVVETLGPGDLLGCSWLFPPYTWHLGAEAQSDVRALLFDATVVRALGHADLEFGEALARRVAAIIAHRLQSARIRLLDLYGPSVAGKHSP, encoded by the coding sequence ATGAGAACCGCCGCACCCACCAACCTCTTCGCCGGCCTGCCGGGGCCGGGCCGTGAACGCCTGCTCGACCTCGGTCAGGACGTGTCCTTCCCGGCGGGCACCAGGATCTTCGAGGAAGGGGAGAACGCTGACCGCTTCTGGATCGTCCGCACCGGCTCGGTGACCTTGGACGTACCCGTCCCCGGCCGCCGGCCGGCCGTGGTGGAGACGCTCGGCCCCGGTGACCTGCTCGGCTGCTCCTGGCTCTTCCCGCCGTACACCTGGCACCTGGGAGCCGAGGCGCAGAGCGACGTACGCGCCCTGCTGTTCGACGCCACCGTGGTGCGCGCGCTGGGCCACGCCGACCTGGAGTTCGGCGAGGCGCTGGCCCGCCGGGTCGCCGCGATCATCGCCCACCGTCTGCAGAGCGCCCGGATCCGGCTGCTGGACCTGTACGGACCGTCCGTCGCGGGGAAGCACTCGCCATGA
- a CDS encoding CBS domain-containing protein codes for MRQHRNVSDLMTTSVVRVRPETGYKDIAGILSDYDISAVPVVDADDRPLGVVSEADLMRKESAHPDPEGLLAAARPSERTRARATATDAAGLMTSPAVVAHPDWTVVEAARVMEEHHVKRLPVVDGIGTLVGIVSRADLLRLFLRKDHAIREEIAGDVLDRTLRISPTEVDVEVADGRVTLHGTVERRSLIPMAKRLCEGVDGVVDVTEDLDYRTADAAPSPERAARR; via the coding sequence ATGAGGCAGCACCGGAACGTGAGCGACCTGATGACGACGTCGGTCGTCCGGGTCCGCCCGGAGACGGGATACAAGGACATCGCCGGCATTCTGAGCGATTACGACATCAGCGCGGTCCCTGTCGTCGACGCGGACGACCGGCCGCTCGGCGTGGTCTCCGAGGCCGACCTGATGCGCAAGGAGTCCGCACACCCCGACCCCGAGGGACTGCTCGCCGCCGCACGGCCCTCGGAGCGCACCCGCGCACGGGCCACCGCCACCGACGCCGCCGGGCTGATGACCAGCCCCGCGGTCGTCGCGCACCCCGACTGGACGGTTGTCGAGGCGGCCCGCGTGATGGAGGAACACCACGTCAAGCGGCTCCCGGTGGTGGACGGAATCGGCACCCTGGTCGGCATCGTCAGCCGGGCGGACCTGCTGCGGCTCTTCCTCCGCAAGGACCACGCGATCCGCGAGGAGATCGCCGGCGATGTGCTGGACCGTACGCTGCGGATATCGCCCACCGAGGTCGATGTCGAGGTCGCCGACGGCCGGGTGACCCTGCACGGCACGGTCGAACGCCGCAGCCTGATCCCGATGGCGAAACGGCTCTGCGAGGGGGTCGACGGTGTCGTGGATGTCACCGAGGACCTGGACTACCGCACCGCCGACGCGGCGCCCTCCCCCGAGCGGGCCGCCCGCCGGTAG
- a CDS encoding flavodoxin domain-containing protein — protein sequence MTGPRVLVAYASKNGSTAQIAQWIGESLAGQDIQADVRPAAEVGDLGGYDAVILGSGLYAGRWLRDAIRFTRRHRKALLEMPVWLFSSGPLDASAAERTVSPVRTATRAAERVDAADHMTFGGRLTDGAHGFVARQILAKNKGGDFRDREQIRTWALKVGDDVAAGRHELI from the coding sequence ATGACAGGGCCACGTGTTCTTGTCGCGTACGCGTCGAAGAACGGGTCCACGGCACAGATCGCCCAGTGGATCGGCGAGTCTCTCGCAGGTCAGGACATCCAGGCCGATGTACGCCCGGCCGCCGAGGTCGGCGACCTCGGCGGATACGACGCCGTGATCCTCGGCTCGGGCCTGTACGCCGGCCGCTGGCTGCGTGACGCGATCCGGTTCACCCGCCGCCACCGCAAGGCCCTGCTGGAGATGCCGGTCTGGCTGTTCAGCAGCGGTCCGCTCGATGCCTCCGCGGCCGAGCGCACCGTTTCCCCCGTCCGGACCGCCACGAGGGCCGCAGAACGGGTGGACGCCGCCGATCACATGACCTTCGGCGGCCGGCTGACCGACGGCGCCCACGGCTTCGTCGCCCGGCAGATCCTCGCCAAGAACAAGGGCGGCGACTTCCGCGACCGCGAGCAGATCCGTACCTGGGCGCTGAAAGTGGGCGACGACGTCGCCGCGGGCCGGCACGAGCTGATCTGA
- a CDS encoding universal stress protein, which yields MTRYAVVGFDGSGASVAAVRWAAAEAVTRELALRIVTVVPAVPLGTASVPSGKRRHVTEITLDGVVRDHPGLDVVTREIPGEPAQVLNEIGHGAEVLVLGTRGAGGFAGLRVGAVALGVASGAPCSVVLVPVPVLAAARVPEVVVGVDARNPDGKALGAAFDAARLREVRLRAMHAWHLPPAYEDALLTAVEEDRAEWEDAEALLLDDALRGWREKYPGVAVLPDVRLLGPADALVRASADAGLLVVGRGPRHSSGLGSVAHAVAHHSACPLLLAPRH from the coding sequence ATGACACGGTATGCGGTGGTCGGGTTCGACGGTTCGGGAGCGAGCGTCGCAGCCGTGCGGTGGGCAGCCGCCGAAGCGGTGACGCGGGAGCTGGCGCTGCGGATCGTCACCGTGGTGCCCGCGGTGCCGCTCGGGACGGCGAGCGTCCCCAGCGGGAAGCGCCGGCACGTCACGGAGATCACGCTCGACGGCGTCGTACGGGACCACCCCGGCCTTGACGTGGTGACGCGGGAGATCCCCGGGGAGCCCGCGCAGGTGCTGAACGAGATCGGGCACGGCGCCGAGGTGCTGGTGCTGGGAACGCGGGGCGCGGGCGGGTTCGCCGGGCTGCGGGTGGGGGCGGTGGCGCTGGGCGTGGCGAGCGGCGCTCCCTGCTCCGTGGTGCTCGTTCCCGTGCCGGTCCTCGCCGCGGCGCGGGTGCCCGAGGTGGTGGTCGGCGTCGATGCCAGGAACCCCGACGGAAAGGCCCTGGGCGCGGCCTTCGACGCGGCCCGGCTGCGGGAGGTGCGGCTGCGCGCGATGCACGCCTGGCACCTGCCGCCCGCCTACGAGGACGCCCTGCTGACCGCGGTCGAGGAGGACCGGGCGGAGTGGGAGGACGCGGAGGCGCTGCTGCTGGACGACGCACTGCGCGGCTGGCGGGAGAAGTACCCCGGGGTCGCCGTCCTGCCCGATGTCCGTCTGCTCGGTCCGGCCGACGCGCTGGTACGCGCTTCCGCCGACGCCGGACTCCTGGTCGTCGGCCGCGGACCACGGCACAGCTCGGGACTCGGCTCGGTCGCCCACGCCGTAGCCCACCACAGCGCGTGCCCGCTGCTGCTGGCCCCGCGGCACTGA
- the gap gene encoding type I glyceraldehyde-3-phosphate dehydrogenase produces the protein MTVRAGINGFGRIGRGYLRALLARETSGNAPGVEVVAVNDIAPVATLAHLLEYDSTYGRLQAPVTHDDHGFTVAGHRVAVTAHRDPAALSWSDHGVDIVIESTGRLRTRDQAAAHLKAGAAKVLLSAPGKDVDATLVMGVNHTEYDPARHDIVSNASCTTNCVAPMVKVLQDSFGIESGLMTTVHGYTNDQSLLDGPHKDLRRARSAALSIIPTSTGAARAVGLVLPELAGTLDGIAVRVPVEDGSLTDLTVLLDRETTVDEVNAAFAAAAGGELAGILRVSTAPIVSRDVIGDPASCVFDAPLTQVHGRLVKVFGWYDNEWGYSNRLLDLTGYVGSRL, from the coding sequence ATGACTGTTCGTGCAGGCATCAACGGCTTCGGCCGGATCGGGCGCGGCTACCTGCGTGCGCTCCTGGCCCGTGAGACCTCAGGGAACGCGCCCGGGGTCGAGGTGGTCGCCGTCAACGACATCGCCCCGGTCGCGACCCTCGCCCACCTGCTGGAGTACGACTCCACCTACGGCCGGCTCCAGGCGCCCGTCACCCACGACGACCACGGCTTCACCGTGGCCGGTCACCGCGTCGCGGTGACCGCCCACCGCGACCCCGCCGCCCTGTCCTGGTCCGACCACGGTGTCGACATCGTCATCGAATCCACCGGCCGGCTGCGTACCCGCGACCAGGCCGCCGCGCACCTCAAGGCAGGCGCCGCCAAGGTGCTGCTCTCCGCGCCGGGCAAGGATGTGGACGCCACGCTGGTGATGGGCGTCAATCACACGGAGTACGACCCGGCCCGGCACGACATCGTCTCCAACGCGTCGTGCACGACGAACTGTGTGGCCCCGATGGTCAAGGTCCTGCAGGACAGCTTCGGGATCGAAAGCGGCCTGATGACGACCGTCCACGGCTACACCAACGACCAGTCCCTGCTGGACGGCCCGCACAAGGACCTGCGCCGCGCCCGGTCGGCCGCGCTGAGCATCATCCCCACCAGCACCGGCGCGGCCCGCGCCGTCGGCCTGGTGCTGCCGGAGCTCGCCGGAACGCTGGACGGCATCGCCGTACGGGTACCGGTCGAGGACGGCTCCCTCACCGATCTGACGGTCCTGCTGGACCGGGAGACCACAGTCGACGAGGTGAACGCCGCCTTCGCGGCGGCCGCCGGGGGCGAGCTGGCCGGCATCCTGCGGGTGAGCACCGCGCCGATCGTCTCGCGCGACGTGATCGGCGATCCGGCGTCGTGTGTCTTCGACGCCCCGCTGACCCAGGTGCACGGCCGGCTGGTCAAGGTCTTCGGCTGGTACGACAACGAGTGGGGTTACAGCAACCGGCTGCTCGATCTGACCGGCTACGTCGGCTCCCGCCTGTGA
- a CDS encoding bifunctional acetate--CoA ligase family protein/GNAT family N-acetyltransferase: MTQTHVQETGVHALLTDGTTVRIRPVRAGDTGSVLRLYEETSAEPPQSRLSQANRAAGIRAAERLFGRTAPAHQALVALHGERLVGVAEYDTAGTPDTAELSLAVTGGFRHRGVGTLLLEHLADAARTAGIRAFAGGILTTDQHLRQLITDLGMAVEQKQEDGEVRCTIALTEGEPYLSAVDRRTGTADRASLRPLLRPRSVAVISAATSPTSVGHTVLRKIHDGGFTGQVYAVNPHVQAILGALCHPSITDLPHPPDLAVLAVPAALVPETAEQCGAAGVGALVVLSAGLDTVQAVRLKSACRHYGMRMVGPDCLGIAVTDEAVRLDATFAPHRPLPGTAGVAVQSGGVGTALLGALTRLGIGVSDFVSLGDKHDVSGNDLLHWWERDGRTTMALLHLESFGNPRAFARTARRVARRIPVLTVDAGRSAVTGSTGSAGSAVSPGSAATPTMSRQALFTQAGIIATGTIGELVDTAALLHAQPLPAGARVAIVSNAGGAAALAAGACGEAGLTVPDLPRELVAELLDILPPGSVPDNPVDATAAVGERALSDCVDRLSAHGAVDAVIVVLAPTALAAATGDNPLQALINTDPDRRPRTVAAVLLDQAEQVRLLHGRQGSTVPAYADPRSAAQALAHAAGRAHWLARPAGAPADTADADPAGARAVVEHFLGEHPAGGWLDPVRCTELLAHYRIPQLPTAFAENENQAVEAAHDLTGGAGRAALKAYWPGLRHKSDQGAVLLDLDGDDAVRAAYRDLAARFRDVMTGVVVQPMAPRGTELVAGVTQDDVFGPLVLFGLGGAATDLLGDRAARLAPLDRADLRDLITSPRCAPLLFGYQAGGPADLYGLERLLAHLSAMACDLPQLAEVDLDPVVARHDGVTAVDVRIRVLPRQPRDPYLRRLR; this comes from the coding sequence ATGACGCAGACCCACGTCCAGGAGACCGGGGTACACGCCCTGCTCACCGACGGCACGACCGTACGCATCCGGCCGGTGCGGGCCGGGGACACCGGCAGCGTCCTGAGACTGTACGAGGAGACGTCCGCCGAGCCCCCGCAGTCGCGCCTGTCGCAGGCGAACCGCGCCGCCGGGATACGGGCCGCCGAGCGGCTCTTCGGCCGGACCGCTCCCGCGCACCAGGCCCTGGTGGCCCTGCACGGTGAGCGGCTGGTCGGCGTGGCCGAGTACGACACCGCCGGGACCCCGGACACCGCCGAGCTCTCCCTCGCCGTGACCGGCGGCTTCCGGCACCGCGGGGTCGGCACCCTGCTGCTGGAGCACCTCGCCGACGCGGCCCGCACCGCGGGCATACGCGCCTTCGCCGGCGGCATCCTCACCACCGACCAGCACCTGCGGCAGCTGATCACCGACCTCGGCATGGCGGTCGAACAGAAGCAGGAGGACGGCGAGGTGCGCTGCACCATCGCGCTCACCGAGGGCGAGCCCTACCTGTCGGCCGTCGACCGCCGCACCGGCACCGCCGACCGCGCCAGCCTGCGTCCCCTGCTGCGCCCGCGGTCGGTCGCCGTCATCAGCGCCGCGACCTCACCGACGTCGGTGGGCCACACCGTCCTGCGGAAGATCCACGACGGGGGCTTCACCGGGCAGGTGTACGCGGTCAATCCGCACGTCCAGGCGATCCTCGGCGCGCTCTGCCACCCGTCGATCACGGACCTGCCCCATCCGCCGGACCTGGCGGTCCTCGCCGTGCCCGCGGCCCTCGTGCCCGAGACCGCAGAACAGTGCGGTGCGGCCGGCGTCGGGGCGCTGGTGGTCCTGTCCGCGGGACTCGACACCGTCCAGGCCGTCAGGCTGAAGAGCGCCTGCCGGCACTACGGCATGCGCATGGTCGGCCCCGACTGCCTCGGGATCGCCGTGACGGACGAGGCCGTACGGCTGGACGCCACATTCGCGCCGCACCGGCCGCTCCCGGGCACCGCGGGGGTCGCCGTGCAGTCCGGCGGTGTCGGCACCGCGCTGCTCGGCGCGCTGACCCGGCTCGGCATCGGCGTCTCCGACTTCGTGTCACTCGGGGACAAACACGATGTCAGCGGCAACGACCTCCTGCACTGGTGGGAGCGCGACGGCCGCACCACGATGGCGCTGCTCCACCTGGAGTCCTTCGGCAACCCGCGGGCCTTCGCCCGGACCGCACGGCGGGTCGCCCGGCGGATCCCGGTGCTGACCGTCGACGCCGGCCGGTCCGCCGTCACGGGGTCCACGGGCTCCGCGGGCTCTGCCGTGTCCCCCGGCTCCGCCGCGACTCCCACGATGAGCCGGCAGGCGCTGTTCACCCAGGCAGGCATCATCGCCACCGGCACGATCGGCGAACTCGTCGACACCGCCGCCCTGTTGCACGCCCAGCCGCTGCCCGCCGGCGCCCGCGTCGCCATCGTCTCGAACGCCGGCGGTGCGGCGGCGCTGGCCGCAGGCGCCTGCGGGGAAGCGGGACTGACCGTCCCGGATCTGCCGCGTGAACTGGTCGCCGAACTGCTGGACATCCTGCCGCCCGGCTCCGTGCCGGACAATCCGGTGGACGCGACTGCCGCGGTGGGGGAGAGGGCGCTGAGCGACTGCGTGGACCGGCTCAGCGCCCACGGGGCGGTGGACGCGGTGATCGTCGTCCTCGCGCCCACCGCCCTGGCCGCGGCCACCGGCGACAATCCGCTGCAGGCGCTGATCAACACCGATCCGGACCGCCGGCCGCGCACCGTCGCCGCCGTACTCCTCGACCAGGCCGAACAGGTCCGCCTGCTGCACGGCAGGCAGGGCAGTACGGTCCCGGCCTACGCCGACCCCCGCTCCGCCGCACAGGCCCTCGCGCACGCCGCGGGCCGGGCCCACTGGCTGGCACGGCCCGCGGGTGCCCCGGCCGACACGGCGGACGCCGACCCGGCCGGAGCCCGGGCAGTCGTCGAGCACTTTCTCGGCGAGCACCCGGCCGGCGGCTGGCTCGACCCGGTGCGCTGCACGGAACTGCTCGCCCACTACCGGATCCCCCAACTCCCCACCGCCTTCGCGGAGAACGAGAACCAGGCGGTCGAAGCGGCACACGACCTCACCGGCGGCGCCGGACGGGCGGCCCTCAAGGCGTACTGGCCGGGTCTGCGGCACAAGAGCGACCAGGGAGCCGTACTCCTCGACCTGGACGGAGACGACGCCGTCCGCGCCGCCTACCGCGACCTCGCCGCACGGTTCCGCGACGTCATGACAGGTGTGGTCGTCCAGCCGATGGCACCGCGCGGCACCGAACTCGTCGCCGGAGTCACGCAGGACGACGTCTTCGGGCCTCTGGTCCTGTTCGGTCTCGGCGGTGCGGCGACCGACCTGCTCGGCGACCGCGCCGCCCGCCTGGCTCCCCTCGACCGGGCGGATCTGCGGGACCTGATCACCTCACCGCGGTGTGCGCCGCTGCTCTTCGGCTACCAGGCCGGCGGGCCCGCCGACCTCTACGGCCTGGAACGCCTGCTGGCGCACCTGTCGGCCATGGCCTGCGATCTGCCGCAGCTCGCCGAGGTCGACCTGGATCCCGTCGTCGCACGTCACGACGGCGTGACGGCGGTGGACGTCCGCATCCGTGTACTGCCACGACAACCCCGTGACCCCTACCTCCGCCGCCTGCGCTGA